DNA sequence from the Bradyrhizobium sp. CIAT3101 genome:
GAATGTGGCGGCGATCACATTCACTGAGTTCGCTGCGAGCGAATTGCGGATCCGTATTGAAAGGTTCGTTAGCTCGCTTTCGGTCGGCGAGATTCCAGACGACATTGTGAGGGCTTTTCCCAACGGGGTACCAGACAATCAACGTCAAAATCTCGTCCGCGCAAAGCGATCCCTCGATGAGCTACTCTGCACCACCATACATGGGTTCGCGCAAGTTCTGATTAAGCCCTACCCTGCAGAATCAGGAATAGATCCCGGCGCCGAGATTATTGATCCGACCGAGGGAGACATCGCCTTCAATGAGCGATATCTCAATTGGCTTAAGGAGCATCTCTCCGGCGAACGCGACGACGGCATCGTCGCCGAGCTCGTCCTCGCGGACGAAGCTCGCGGCCTTCGTCTTATTCGGAGCATTGCAGATTTTCTAAGAAGAAACCGTGATGCCAGACTCCCCAATCACGCCTGGTCAATCTCCCTTGCCAAAGACCTGTCTGTGGCAGCCGCGGCTTTTGAGAAGGAGATAGCTCAGCTCGAGTTTCAAGAGGAACAAACCAGCCAAGCGTGCACGGCATTCATCGAAATGGCAGTGGTGCTCGGTGGCTCTGATTTACTAGTCACCGAGCCTCACAACCGCGCCCTTGTTCAAGCGGCGACTATTCCTCGACATGTTGCTTGTTTCACCCAAACCGGAAGCAAAAGACAGCTGAGGACCAAAGGCGCTTGGGAGAAAGCTGCAGCTGCTGTGGGCAAGACCAAGGCCCAAGGCACGATGGCCTTCCAGGGCTGCGCCGCCCGCTATGACGCCTGTCATCAGGTGCTCAGTGAATTGATGGCTATGGTGGCCGGCGAGCTTCTTACTCGTGTTGTCAGCGCGATGGACCGGCTCTCCGCTGAGTGGCGCAAGTACAAGCGCTCTGCCGCGCTGCTTGATTTCGACGATTTGCTAAATACGGCCAAGGATCTTCTGGTCGCCAACGAAGATGTGCGGAAGGCGCTTGGGAGGCGCTATCGGCACGTCCTGGTAGATGAATTTCAGGACACAGATCCACTGCAGATCGAGATCCTGTGGCGCCTGTGTGGCGATCCCGCAATTGATGAAGACGGGGATCCTCTGACCAGAACCCTTCGCCCGGGCTCCCTTTTTCTGGTCGGCGATCCGAAGCAGGCCATTTATCGATTCCGCGGCGCGGACGTAAACGCCTATGTTCGGGCGCGAGAGGCAATCGGCAATCCATCGGTGGTCAACATCGTTGCGAACTTTCGCTCGGTTGAGCCAATTCTGTCATTCGTCAACAAAGCGTTCGCAAGCCCGCTCTCCGCGGCAGCAGGGCAGCCCGGTTTTACAGCTCTGGCAGCTACCCGTCTTCCAGAACAGAATGCGCTGACGGTCGCGGCACTCGATGTTGCGGTCGAGGATGGCGAGGATAGTACCGAGCAATTGCGTGATGCAGAGGCGGACAGGGTCGCGGAACTCTGCTCAAGAATAGTTGGTAACCTCAAGGTCAGGGAGAAAGGGGAGTTACGGCCTTGCCGATTCGGAGATATTGCGCTTCTCGCCCCGGTCGGAACCGATCTCTGGCGGTTTGAAGAAGCGTTAGAACAATGTGGAATTCCAGTCTCGACGCAAGCTGGAAAAGGGTTCTTTCGACGGCAGGAAATTCAGGATCTCATCGCGCTAACTCGCGCAATCGCGGATGCGCGCGATACGCTTGCCCTGGGGGCTCTACTGCGCGGTCCTCTGGTTGGATTATCGGAAACCGAGCTGCTCGATATTGCCGACGGCATTCCCACCGACCCGAAGTATCCCGACCGCCTTCCGAATCTCACGCTTTGGACCGAGCTCGAGAAGATCGATCATGAGTTGGCGCGCGACGCCATCGAGATCTTGCAGTCTCTCGCGCGGAGAGTGCGTTCGACAACACCCTATGCGCTACTTTCGGACGCCGTCAGTCTGCTTAACGTCCGCGCGCATTTTCGTCATCGTTTCCCCGCCAGTGCTGATCGTGTGCTGGCAAATCTAGACCTATTCCTGGAGATGTCGCGCGCCTACGATGTGCGTGGGTTCCTCGCATTTGCGAGGGACATGAGGGCAAATTGGGAGGAACAGGTTCTCCAGGTCGAGGGGCGTCCGGACGCCGAGGAGCAATCTGTCGCTCTGATCACGATTCATGCCGCGAAAGGTCTCGAATGGCCCGTCGTTATTCCGATCAACATGACTGGAGCACCCAAGTCTGAGACCGGGATCATGCACGATCGACGATCTGGCGAGTTTTCGGCTCCGGTCTTAGGAATCGAGCCGGCAGGCTACTCCCAGCTAAAATCCTGGAATGAGCTCGAATTGGCTCGTGAACGCGTTCGGCTCTGGTATGTCGCTGCGACCAGAGCTCGAGATTTGCTCGTCCTGCCGCGGCATTCTGCACGGCTATCTGACAAGTCATGGGCGCGGCTGGTTGACCTCGGTCTTCCGGCTCTGCCGGCGATTGAACCAGCCGATCTCGGCACCGAAAAAGCGGCGCTATCCACTCCCGAAGAAAACAAGCAGAGTGCCGAGCTGTTCGGAGAGCAGGCCGGTAAGATTTCAGAGGCATACCACACGATCGTTTGGAATCGGCCGAGCCGTCATGAGGTAGAGGCTGCGCCGCAGGCTGGTGGGGAACGGATCTTTTCTGATCCGGAGCAGGTCCACAGCACGCCAGAATCAATCGAGGTTCTTGGCAGCGCTACTCGCGGCACCATACTGCACAAGCTGATGGAAGAGGTGTTAACGGGAGAAACACCAGATGCGCCGACGGAGCTTGAACGACGTTCGATCGAGCTGTTGTCTCAGCTTGGACTGGAGCCTAGCCAAAACCCCGGCGAAGGCATTTCGCCGGCTGAACTCGCGTCAACAGTTTCGAGGACCTTGACTCTGGTTGCAGTCGCCGCTCTGCGTGGATCTTTGGCTCCCGAGCAAATCGTTCTGGGTTGCGACCGCACCGGCACGACAGAGACACTTATTTCCGGCGTCATAGATGCTACTTCCCGCGATGGGGATGGCAGGATTAGCGTCGTCGTTGACTGGAAAAGCGACGTGGCTCTAGACCAGTCCAGGCTGGCCACATACGGTGAGCAGCTTGGGCATTATCGCAATCAAACCGGCGCCGCCCGGGCATTATTGGTGCTTATGACTGCGGAGCGGGTCTTGGATATTAAATGAAGTCCATCCACCCCTGCCGTACCCGATCGACGCAGACCGCACATAGCGAGCCTGTTGTGTCGATTTAGTTTGCCAAGCACTCGAGGATTTATTCTCAGGATTGAACCGCAGATCATGACAAGCTTCTTTCAATCTGTACGACAGTTTTTCCAGCAGCAATACGATGGTAGATATTTTTCGATCGTGCTTCTTGAGCTCTTTCGTACCGAGCCGGATTCGTTTCTCGCAATTCTCGAAACTCTCAAAGGATCGAGTTTCTGGATGCGATTCACAGATCAAATCAGAAGGGGAGAGCTGAACGCAGCATGCGAGCAGCCGTTTCCCGGACAAGGCGGCATTCGGCGAAGAGCCGATCTCTTGTTTAGACTGGGCCGGCAGCCAGTGCTCTTTGTTGAGGTGAAGGAATACGACAACAAAAGTCCAGCCAACGGAGCTCAGCTGACAGATTATTTGAGAGCCGTAACGAATGAAGTCGGATTTCTTTACGTTTACCGTTTTCGTCCTAGCGAGGCTGACATCCGGAAGCTGACGGCCGCTCGTTCAAAGGGGCGGTCTGTAGCGGTCTTGAGATACGACGACATTTATCGGGCGCTAAACAATGGCGCTCAAGGACCGCTAGCGAACCTTGTCTGTCGCTATCTGGAGGACATTGGAGTGGGTGTATATCAGTCTATCAGTTTGAACAGAGAGGACAGTTCGACTGCCAAATTTCTTCTCGTTCAGATGTTGGGAATGCCGCACCAAACCGGCTTAGGAAGACTTCAAAGCGCGGCTTCTGTGACAGCCGGACCGCAGTTGATGAACAAGCTCCTGGGCAACGTGGAAGTGATCGGTGAGCGAGTTCGGGATGCAAATTCGAGTTTGCTTCCGGCGCGCTTCCAGAGGCGCTTCTACGTCAATCACTATTTCGACGTCACGAAGCTAAAGCGCGCCGTCCGTGATCTTTCAACACATGACGAGTTGCCGAAGAGCACAGGCGCTTACGCCAACGGTGGCTACGTCTATTTTTGCGCGACCGGGACGTTAAGGGATTCGAGCCGCGTAAAGGGCCGGAGTTCCACCGTGCTTGAAGTTGGCTTCACATTGGAACTGGAGAAGCAGAAGCGGTCTCTCCAACTGTACGCGTACGTGGAATTAAGGGGAGACGGCTGGGAGCTCTTCGAATATCGACCTTTAAAAGAGTTTCCAAGTGAGGAGATTGCCCTGAACGTGTTTTCAGGCCTTCTGAAGAAGCTCGTATCCGCTGCGAAACCGAAGGTGCCCGCCTCTGCGTGGGTAGTCTTGAGACGATTCAGAGCGACCTTAGATTGATGCGCGGCATCTCACCTTAATTCATATGTTTCGATTGCACCCAAGCTTCCAGAGCCGAGTGACGTGCAACAAGTCATATCGGACGATTCGCTAAAGATTGGACATCTTTCATGCGGCTCATAATGGGTGGCATTAACGGACACTATCTTCGAAACATCACTATGAACTGCGCTTCAGACACTAGCGAGGTTCTGGCCGCTGTGGCGTACGCAACAGATGCGTCTCTTCTCTTTGACTGGTGCTGGCAAAACAGTATTCCGTTGAGGTTCTACGGCAGACTAGATGACGGTGTTGCCGTCAGTGTCCCAATCCTTACTGATTTCCTTCGCAAGAAGTCCCAGAAGTTTGTCTGCCGCCTCGTTCAACATCACCACGCCAAAGTCATTTGGTGGCGCGGAGTAGGGGTGTACATCGGTTCGGCAAATCTCTCAGGCGGCGCGTGGTACAGAAATGTCGAGGCTGGATGTTTCTTTTCCGACGAAGAAATCACCGATGATATGGCTAGCGACATCTTGGACCTGTTTGCGACCCTCGAGGCGAACGCTACACCGCTCACCGAGGAGCTGCTGGAGGAGATGAAAAGGAGAGCCCGGGTTCTTTCAGCCGCGATTCCCGACTCTAAGGATTTCTGGGCAAGCCCTAGCATCAAGAGGTGGCCGGGCTTGGTCCAAACCGCCCCCAAGAGCGCGATGGACCGAAAACGCCAAGTATTTCTCGAAGAATGGCATGCGACGCTACAGGACCTTCGAGACATTGGAGCAACAATCAGCCGGGCCGAAAATCGTCCTGCGTGGATCAGTGAATCCGCATCTGCTGGATCTCAGGCAGATCAATTCTTACACGCACATTACTACCAGCGCACGTTTGATGGAAGGAAGGCCAACTACGCTGCGTTGTTCGAGCAGAATCACCACCATCGCGAACAGGCCGTGGCTGAGACTGTGCAGTGGTGGCGACAGCTCCGTACGGCTCCGTCCTCTGAAGAGGAGATGCTTAACATTACTGCTCCCTACCTCCGCACAGCCTTAGCGGAGCAGTCCTTGCACTCTATGACCGAGGAGGCCTTTCGTCAGGTCTGCATGAGGGTACATTCGATTAAGGACTACGCAAGACGTGTTCCGAACAAAGCGGTGGGGCTTCCAGACGACGGCACCCCTTACACCATACCGGATAAAGTGACCGCGCTTTCCAGGCGAATTTGGAATGATAAATCGACAAATGGAGTCCGCGTCAATGAACTCCTTCATTACGTCCTGTATGGAGGATCTAGCGAACAGTTGCCCGAGCGCCTCTGGCAGGCCGTCAGTGATCCCAAATGGAAAATTGATGGCCTTGGAATAAGTGCTCTTGGCGAACTGGTAGGATGGGCGCTCCCAGATCGTTTCCCTCCTAGGAACGGCCGCACATCGAAAGCACTTAGGTCGCTGGGCTACGACGTGACAGTCCATGTTGAATGAGGAAAGAAGCCCCAAAAACTACCGCCGTTTTTGGACTGACCCTCGCACCAAAGGAAGGCATTGAGCACAATCGTACGTCAATATCTGGCGGACCACGGGGCTTTCAGTTGAGTTGCTACATGAGACGTCGTCCGGGACCTCGCACCTAAACAGGGCCCATACAGTGACCGGCTTTTGCTCTCATGTGAGTGGGCCGTTTGTCTTCAAGTATGTGACCTCAAAGGCCTTCACCGGACGATAGGCCTGCAGCCGATTAGCGAGGCTGAAAGCGTCATTCATTTCAAACTTCTGATAGATGTCTAGGCCTCGATCGAGGCTGATTTTCCAGCCGGTGTCGCTCACAATGTGGCGCGCATGGATCGTGTTTGTTCCATCGAATTCCCACGAGAATTTTATTCCGGCTGCCGTGCAGGCACTTTCGACGGCGACGAGATTCGCATGCTGCTTTTCCGAAGAGACCTCATCTGGACGGGTGACGAGGCGCACCGCGACCTCATCCTCCGGCGCCTTACGTACGGCGATCATCTCGATGAACTCCATCAAATTACGCACTTGATGGAACATCCGGATATAGGGATCTGTGATGACGATGTTAGTTGCACCTTTTAGCCAAGGCCAGAAAAGGTCCGCGTAGGTAACACCTTTCTGGTTCTCGCTGAAAACCTTGTGCCCTTCGCTCGCACCGACGAGCCCCCCATTTGTCTCGGCTGACTTCTTCACACCGCCCAAGACAGGCCCGTCACCACCTTCCTTCACGCCTTCAGGCACCGGCTCGTCATGGGTGGGGGCGCGCTTATTGTAATATTGCGGATATTCAGCCTGTTCGAGCGTTTTCACGACCACCTTGCGGCCATCGCGAGCCGTGAATGAGAAGTCCGTTTCTGGATATGTGCTGTCGATCCGAAGGAGCTGATCCTTGACTCGCTTCCGACCCTCAACCGCGAGATGCAGGATCTCCTCTACCTCTGCCTCTGTTGCATTGTCGGCCGGGAAGAGCAGCTTCATCATCCCGGAGAACGTCTTGTTCACGCCATCGCGGTCGCGCGTCGAAATATCCGATGAGAGCGTGAACAGGGCCTGGTAACGGTTGGAGTAGTCGTTATTGCGCATGTGCCGAAGGATTTCGGCCAGGTAGTCGACGACGAAGCCATACCCGGATGCGAACATTTCTCCGCGGATGACGTCGATCTCCCAGCCTGGGACATAGGTGTGCAGTCGATCGATGAAGGCAGAATCGTAATATTTCTCGGGAAGCTCCTCAAACAAATCGGTATGCTTCAGCATGTAGGGAACATTATGCTTGGTGTTCCCGACAAAAACCATCGACGCCTCGGCGCCAAGCGTCTCTACTCCTCGCGAGAAGCTCTTGTTGGCCATGTAGTTTTTCATGATGTCGACAAGCGCCTTGTCGACTCTTTTTTGCCGGCCGGCGAACTCGTCAAAAGCTACAACGTCCCAGTAGCCAACCAATCCGATCTTTCCCGAGCTGTTGTTGACGAACAGCTTCGGCACCGTCACTTCTCCCCCGGAGATCAGAATGCCGTGCGGCGAGAACTCCGAGAAGATATGCGACTTGCCAGTGCCCTTCGGTCCCAGTTCGATCAGATTGTAGTTTCGCTCGACGAAGGGCACGAGGCGCATCAGTTGCAGGAGCTTGCTGCGACGACCGAACATCTCGGGATCGAAGCCGACCGTCTGGAACAGCAGATCGATCCATTCGTCGGTCGTGAATCCCGCGCGCGCGCCGAGAAAAGCCTCATAGTCAAACTTCGATAGCTGGATCGGTTTGATGCTCCCCAAAATCCAGGGTTCAACGTTCTTGTCCTCGCTGTGCTCATATTCTACGTCGGCGATGCACCAGACACCGCTAACTAGCAGCTTAGGATGAGCCTTCACGGTGTCGGAGTCGATGATGACCTTCTTGATACCCAGGTTGGCGAAGGTCGCCTCATAGGCATCTTTGTCGGTGTTGAGATCGACGCTAATCTTGTCGATCACCTTCCACCGGCCCTTTTCCCGGATGTTCGATCGGATCAGTCCCGCCTCGTTACGATGGACGTAGTGCTTGCGAAGGATTTCCTTGACGGTCTCGATCCCTGATTGGATCGAGCTCTCATCATTGGTGGCGCAGTATTGTCCGAGCAGGAACTCCAACACGTAGGACGGGACAATGGCATTGCCCTTTACCGCGTTGACCAGGTCCTTGCGAACCACGAGGCCCGGGAAGCGTTCGTTGATCTTGTCATCCAGCGCGGTCATCGCTTCCCCCTTCAAAAGTCGAAATCACTCGAGAAGCTACGGCGCAGCGTGTAGCGAGCCGTGCGGTACTCCCTGAAGTGAGAGGTGTCGCCATGTCGCTCTTCCAGCTTCAGGATCACCTCCTGGCCGTCGAATTCGTCGGCCCGGCGGAGCAGGAGGAACCGGACCGGAACTTCGCGCTCTCGCGCGTTTTCGGATCGGAAGTCGAACACAAGTTCGTGGCTATCGGAGATCAATTCGCCCGACTGCGCATAAATGCCGGCTCTCAGTGTTCGCGCCTGGGTTTTCTCCGTGACGGCCTCCACCTGGTAGAAGCGGACCGAGATCTGGCTCGACGTGATCAACTTGTTCGAGCTTCCGATGATCTCCACGTCAACCGCGGTAGTGTCGCTCTGGCGTTTCTTGTTGATCTTGACGACGGGAACGACAATCTCCTGAAGGGTCGCGCCGCCATGCACGAACCGGCTCCCCGATCCCTGCCGGCGAAGCCGGTTGATTGATTTCGGGATGAGCAATTCCACGGAACCTTCGAGGCCGGCCTGCGCTGGCGTGAAGCGCCGCAGGCCATGATTGCCTTTCAGACCGTGTCCGAGAATGAAACGCCGGTCGCGGAAAAGGATCACGTCACCTTCGACCTGCGCAGACGAGAAGTCGCTCTCTTCGATCGGCCGGTGCTGGTAGATGAAGCCATGATCGGACGTGACGATCATGTTGTTGGCGTTCGCGCCATTGAGCTTTTTGACAACCCTCACGATCTCCTCGATCGTGTCCTCGGCCGCCTCGAAAACACGTTCCTCTGAATCCCGCTTGTCGCCGGTCGCGTCGATCAAATTGTGATAGACATAGATGACGTCATGATCGCGGACGAGCGCTCGCGCCTCGTCTTTGTCCAGCGCCATAAGCTCCTCCACCTTCACGGCGGTCGTTCTGTCGCCCGTCCGTCCTGTCGCCAGGATTTTCTTGCGGTTTTCGATTCCCTGCGAACTCTGATCATTCACCAGCACGGTGCCGCTGTCGTTGTCCGCAATCTGCAACTCGCCATTGGGCAGAAGCGCTGCCATCCCAAGCTGGGTATAGCTCGGCAGGCAGCCGAACATCGGATCGAGGCCAGCCTCGTAGCGGTCTAGGCCGAGAATGCGTCCTCGCAGCTCCTCTGCCACCTCATAGCGAAGCGCGTCGGAAATTATGACACACACCTTCTGATCGCGCCGGCGAAATTCACCCACGTGTTCCCTGTAGAAAGTACGCTGCGCGGGGATCGAGGCCGCCGACCAGGTTTCAGCCTCGTCGACATGCGTCTGCCACGCCTCGTTCAGGGGCAGCAGGTAGCTGTTGACGTAGTGATTCTCAACCTGTTCGAACAGCTCGCGCATCAACGTGGCCTGCCCGGACTTCTGCATGCGCCAGATGAATTTCCGG
Encoded proteins:
- a CDS encoding UvrD-helicase domain-containing protein, with protein sequence MKGCELPDLAARTAALTHIDRSMLVEAGAGSGKTSIMAGRVAYLFAQGVSPKNVAAITFTEFAASELRIRIERFVSSLSVGEIPDDIVRAFPNGVPDNQRQNLVRAKRSLDELLCTTIHGFAQVLIKPYPAESGIDPGAEIIDPTEGDIAFNERYLNWLKEHLSGERDDGIVAELVLADEARGLRLIRSIADFLRRNRDARLPNHAWSISLAKDLSVAAAAFEKEIAQLEFQEEQTSQACTAFIEMAVVLGGSDLLVTEPHNRALVQAATIPRHVACFTQTGSKRQLRTKGAWEKAAAAVGKTKAQGTMAFQGCAARYDACHQVLSELMAMVAGELLTRVVSAMDRLSAEWRKYKRSAALLDFDDLLNTAKDLLVANEDVRKALGRRYRHVLVDEFQDTDPLQIEILWRLCGDPAIDEDGDPLTRTLRPGSLFLVGDPKQAIYRFRGADVNAYVRAREAIGNPSVVNIVANFRSVEPILSFVNKAFASPLSAAAGQPGFTALAATRLPEQNALTVAALDVAVEDGEDSTEQLRDAEADRVAELCSRIVGNLKVREKGELRPCRFGDIALLAPVGTDLWRFEEALEQCGIPVSTQAGKGFFRRQEIQDLIALTRAIADARDTLALGALLRGPLVGLSETELLDIADGIPTDPKYPDRLPNLTLWTELEKIDHELARDAIEILQSLARRVRSTTPYALLSDAVSLLNVRAHFRHRFPASADRVLANLDLFLEMSRAYDVRGFLAFARDMRANWEEQVLQVEGRPDAEEQSVALITIHAAKGLEWPVVIPINMTGAPKSETGIMHDRRSGEFSAPVLGIEPAGYSQLKSWNELELARERVRLWYVAATRARDLLVLPRHSARLSDKSWARLVDLGLPALPAIEPADLGTEKAALSTPEENKQSAELFGEQAGKISEAYHTIVWNRPSRHEVEAAPQAGGERIFSDPEQVHSTPESIEVLGSATRGTILHKLMEEVLTGETPDAPTELERRSIELLSQLGLEPSQNPGEGISPAELASTVSRTLTLVAVAALRGSLAPEQIVLGCDRTGTTETLISGVIDATSRDGDGRISVVVDWKSDVALDQSRLATYGEQLGHYRNQTGAARALLVLMTAERVLDIK
- a CDS encoding phospholipase D family protein, coding for MRLIMGGINGHYLRNITMNCASDTSEVLAAVAYATDASLLFDWCWQNSIPLRFYGRLDDGVAVSVPILTDFLRKKSQKFVCRLVQHHHAKVIWWRGVGVYIGSANLSGGAWYRNVEAGCFFSDEEITDDMASDILDLFATLEANATPLTEELLEEMKRRARVLSAAIPDSKDFWASPSIKRWPGLVQTAPKSAMDRKRQVFLEEWHATLQDLRDIGATISRAENRPAWISESASAGSQADQFLHAHYYQRTFDGRKANYAALFEQNHHHREQAVAETVQWWRQLRTAPSSEEEMLNITAPYLRTALAEQSLHSMTEEAFRQVCMRVHSIKDYARRVPNKAVGLPDDGTPYTIPDKVTALSRRIWNDKSTNGVRVNELLHYVLYGGSSEQLPERLWQAVSDPKWKIDGLGISALGELVGWALPDRFPPRNGRTSKALRSLGYDVTVHVE
- the brxL gene encoding BREX system Lon protease-like protein BrxL, with protein sequence MTALDDKINERFPGLVVRKDLVNAVKGNAIVPSYVLEFLLGQYCATNDESSIQSGIETVKEILRKHYVHRNEAGLIRSNIREKGRWKVIDKISVDLNTDKDAYEATFANLGIKKVIIDSDTVKAHPKLLVSGVWCIADVEYEHSEDKNVEPWILGSIKPIQLSKFDYEAFLGARAGFTTDEWIDLLFQTVGFDPEMFGRRSKLLQLMRLVPFVERNYNLIELGPKGTGKSHIFSEFSPHGILISGGEVTVPKLFVNNSSGKIGLVGYWDVVAFDEFAGRQKRVDKALVDIMKNYMANKSFSRGVETLGAEASMVFVGNTKHNVPYMLKHTDLFEELPEKYYDSAFIDRLHTYVPGWEIDVIRGEMFASGYGFVVDYLAEILRHMRNNDYSNRYQALFTLSSDISTRDRDGVNKTFSGMMKLLFPADNATEAEVEEILHLAVEGRKRVKDQLLRIDSTYPETDFSFTARDGRKVVVKTLEQAEYPQYYNKRAPTHDEPVPEGVKEGGDGPVLGGVKKSAETNGGLVGASEGHKVFSENQKGVTYADLFWPWLKGATNIVITDPYIRMFHQVRNLMEFIEMIAVRKAPEDEVAVRLVTRPDEVSSEKQHANLVAVESACTAAGIKFSWEFDGTNTIHARHIVSDTGWKISLDRGLDIYQKFEMNDAFSLANRLQAYRPVKAFEVTYLKTNGPLT
- the pglZ gene encoding BREX-1 system phosphatase PglZ type A, with protein sequence MQDRISKGLEVQFDKHRIVFWYDPAHEFRQAFESLTLDGVEKIEVASTEFGVKHRVLRKEPKRRFLLYWDGPRPADVDNWLLDIELAHGVFKTDQVAIWLADLGFPISFEDLVREHHEFFRSGRRLEKLKVAVHGDDTKAKLRLRMLGVCTGADGDFDTVVEALLGELAAGKDDSLRLIGRVGLNGFLWDQMERIFGYRADKASIGDFAITMFKSCYQSAVGGESILTPEVLVFFRRWKNSRNAEESFARLSAEYAEALGVAQDLAKRDFRTLIEVDYFEEVDRAIIRALVHEVGAQTVSQGDVLNWIRQRRQSYWYGAYRDLYEAIGFAAEFQQAMAHVTLGMTSLAEGVERYAKSWFRIDQLYRKFIWRMQKSGQATLMRELFEQVENHYVNSYLLPLNEAWQTHVDEAETWSAASIPAQRTFYREHVGEFRRRDQKVCVIISDALRYEVAEELRGRILGLDRYEAGLDPMFGCLPSYTQLGMAALLPNGELQIADNDSGTVLVNDQSSQGIENRKKILATGRTGDRTTAVKVEELMALDKDEARALVRDHDVIYVYHNLIDATGDKRDSEERVFEAAEDTIEEIVRVVKKLNGANANNMIVTSDHGFIYQHRPIEESDFSSAQVEGDVILFRDRRFILGHGLKGNHGLRRFTPAQAGLEGSVELLIPKSINRLRRQGSGSRFVHGGATLQEIVVPVVKINKKRQSDTTAVDVEIIGSSNKLITSSQISVRFYQVEAVTEKTQARTLRAGIYAQSGELISDSHELVFDFRSENAREREVPVRFLLLRRADEFDGQEVILKLEERHGDTSHFREYRTARYTLRRSFSSDFDF